A window of Eubacteriaceae bacterium ES3 contains these coding sequences:
- a CDS encoding AAA family ATPase yields the protein MYKSFFGFRQAPFDKSIDSSMLFQSEAYREVLARLDYLKTTKGFGLITGDPGVGKTSTLRVFADNLNPSLYKVMYFPMSSGTTMDFYRGLAFSLGEQPKFRKVELFFQIQNAIIDLYDKRRITPVFILDEMQSASAQFLHDLSIIFNFDMDKRNPFILILTGLPTLANRLALNQNRSLDQRLVTRFHFSPLTPDEVRDYIKHRFKHAGVSRNLINENAYAAISSSTGGYPRLVGNLVTQCLILAFQKQTDLIDEEIVFAASAEAGI from the coding sequence ATGTATAAATCATTTTTCGGGTTCCGGCAGGCACCCTTTGACAAAAGCATTGATTCATCGATGCTCTTTCAGTCCGAAGCTTACAGGGAAGTTCTGGCCCGACTGGATTATCTCAAAACCACCAAAGGTTTTGGTCTGATTACCGGTGACCCCGGGGTTGGTAAAACATCGACCCTGCGGGTCTTTGCCGACAATTTGAATCCGTCCTTATATAAGGTCATGTATTTCCCGATGTCTTCCGGAACAACTATGGACTTTTACCGGGGTCTGGCCTTTTCGCTCGGGGAACAGCCGAAATTCCGCAAAGTGGAGCTGTTCTTTCAGATTCAGAACGCGATTATCGATCTTTATGATAAGCGCCGCATCACGCCTGTCTTTATCCTCGATGAGATGCAGTCGGCTTCAGCTCAGTTTCTTCACGATCTGAGCATCATTTTTAACTTTGACATGGACAAACGCAATCCTTTTATTCTGATACTCACCGGTTTACCAACGCTGGCCAACCGCCTGGCTTTAAACCAGAACCGTTCGCTGGATCAGCGGCTGGTGACCCGTTTTCATTTTTCACCACTGACACCGGATGAGGTCAGAGACTATATCAAACACCGCTTTAAACATGCCGGTGTTTCACGAAATCTGATCAACGAGAATGCTTATGCAGCTATTTCGTCTTCGACTGGCGGTTATCCTCGATTAGTCGGCAATCTCGTTACCCAATGTCTGATTCTCGCCTTTCAAAAGCAAACTGATCTCATCGATGAAGAGATTGTTTTTGCCGCTTCGGCAGAAGCCGGGATTTAA
- the tnpA gene encoding IS200/IS605 family transposase, producing MCQYHVIFCPKYRRKVLNNGVDERLKVILQEVADETGTEILELEIMPDHVHLLVSCDPQYGINKLIKAMKSRSSNLLRKEFPSLKRRIPSLWTNSYFCATVGGVTLDAVEQCIL from the coding sequence ATGTGCCAGTACCATGTTATCTTCTGTCCGAAGTACCGAAGAAAAGTACTCAATAATGGAGTAGACGAACGACTGAAAGTTATCTTGCAGGAAGTAGCAGATGAAACAGGAACGGAAATCCTTGAACTGGAAATCATGCCTGACCATGTTCACCTGCTGGTATCTTGTGATCCGCAATACGGGATCAATAAACTGATTAAAGCCATGAAGAGCCGGTCTTCAAATTTGCTGAGAAAAGAATTCCCTTCCTTGAAACGGCGGATTCCGTCTTTATGGACAAATAGTTATTTTTGCGCCACTGTCGGCGGTGTTACGCTGGATGCGGTCGAACAGTGTATATTATGA
- the istA gene encoding IS21 family transposase, with amino-acid sequence MDQIHDIRFRFYEKGENISQIAEALHMDWRTVRKYIDQTDFNEPAPRPAVEKKFCPKLEPYKAIIDEWLLNDKSAPRKQRHTAKRVFERLQKETPGFDCSYRTVASYYAEKHKEIFKQNPKAFLPLVHQPGEAQVDFGTAEFYENGRKLTGKYLEVSFPYSNKGYLQLFYGENMECLLEGLDAIFRHIGCVPAELWFDNTKVIVTDIIRGGGRKLTEKFERFREHYGFKAVFMNPNEGHEKGNVENKVGYQRRNFLVPVPHFLSLPDYNRGLFNQCEEDAQRDHYRYDETIESRFQADLKASRELPSVPFNLNGHKTLKADKWAKVYLNKGRHAYSVAPKYAQCSVHLVLTSAAVIIQDENFREIVRHRRLYGDSKQEQMDWLPYLKQLSQRPRAVKYSGIYEMMPETMRSFLASCSDSETAQVIRLLSELTNRSGFESALNTVDHAIACQVKDADSLASLYRRLYADVPELPAMNLQPGIPQMQPLMPNLDAYDRLLNQKEVSPHA; translated from the coding sequence ATGGATCAAATACATGATATCAGATTTCGGTTTTATGAGAAAGGGGAAAATATTTCACAAATCGCTGAAGCACTGCACATGGACTGGCGGACTGTCCGCAAATATATTGATCAGACGGATTTCAACGAACCGGCACCCAGGCCGGCAGTTGAAAAAAAATTCTGTCCCAAGTTAGAACCTTATAAAGCGATCATCGATGAATGGCTGCTCAATGACAAATCTGCTCCCAGAAAACAGCGTCATACCGCCAAACGGGTGTTTGAACGTCTGCAGAAAGAAACACCCGGTTTTGACTGTTCCTATCGGACCGTTGCCAGTTATTATGCAGAAAAACACAAAGAAATTTTTAAACAGAACCCAAAAGCATTTCTGCCACTGGTACATCAACCAGGCGAAGCGCAGGTCGATTTTGGCACTGCTGAATTTTATGAAAATGGCCGCAAGCTGACCGGAAAATACCTGGAGGTCTCTTTTCCGTACAGCAACAAAGGTTATCTTCAGCTGTTCTACGGCGAAAACATGGAATGCCTGCTGGAAGGACTTGATGCCATCTTTCGGCATATCGGGTGTGTTCCGGCTGAACTCTGGTTTGACAACACAAAAGTTATTGTTACGGACATTATCCGTGGCGGTGGGCGTAAACTCACCGAAAAATTCGAGCGTTTCCGGGAACATTACGGTTTCAAGGCAGTCTTCATGAATCCAAACGAAGGCCATGAAAAAGGCAATGTTGAGAACAAGGTCGGCTATCAGCGCCGTAACTTTCTGGTGCCGGTTCCGCACTTTCTGTCACTGCCGGATTATAATCGTGGTTTGTTTAATCAATGCGAGGAGGATGCACAGCGGGATCATTACCGGTACGATGAGACGATTGAATCGCGTTTTCAGGCTGATCTGAAGGCATCGCGCGAATTGCCGTCTGTTCCTTTTAATCTTAATGGGCATAAGACCCTGAAAGCCGACAAATGGGCAAAGGTTTATCTGAATAAAGGCAGGCATGCCTATTCAGTGGCCCCTAAATATGCCCAGTGTTCGGTTCATCTGGTACTGACGTCAGCTGCTGTTATCATTCAGGATGAAAACTTTAGAGAAATCGTCCGCCATCGACGATTATACGGTGACAGCAAACAGGAACAGATGGACTGGCTGCCCTATCTGAAGCAGTTATCTCAGCGACCACGAGCGGTCAAATATTCGGGAATTTATGAAATGATGCCCGAAACCATGCGGTCTTTTTTGGCCTCCTGCTCAGACAGTGAAACCGCTCAGGTCATCAGACTGCTTTCAGAACTGACCAATCGATCCGGTTTTGAGAGCGCTCTGAATACAGTCGATCATGCCATTGCCTGTCAGGTAAAGGATGCTGACAGTCTTGCAAGTCTCTACCGGAGGCTGTATGCCGATGTTCCTGAACTTCCGGCCATGAATCTGCAGCCCGGAATTCCTCAAATGCAGCCGCTGATGCCGAATCTGGATGCTTATGACCGGCTACTTAATCAGAAGGAGGTTAGCCCCCATGCTTGA
- a CDS encoding ATP-binding protein yields the protein MMNNDTLRKLKHMRLPVFAQIYQDQLEDEMAYLSMSFQERLALMVDAEFDSRHNNNIKRLIKEAKFNNSAAFLGNIEYLPDRHLNRELLESLATNEYIRQGLNVILVGATGCGKTYISNALGVNACQSGYKTRYIRLPDLFSAFEAARIQGKYHHLLNQYKKCSLMILDEFLLVPTTDTEQRDLLELVECRCDQASIIICSQLTAEGWHERLGGGALADSILDRIVPSAYSMIIDGDVSMRWRKRTIK from the coding sequence ATGATGAATAACGATACGCTAAGAAAGCTGAAACATATGCGTTTGCCGGTTTTTGCGCAAATTTACCAGGACCAGCTTGAAGATGAAATGGCCTATCTTTCAATGTCTTTTCAGGAAAGACTGGCTCTGATGGTTGATGCGGAGTTTGATTCCCGACATAATAACAATATTAAACGGCTTATCAAGGAGGCGAAATTCAACAACTCAGCAGCATTTCTTGGTAATATCGAATATCTGCCGGATCGCCATTTAAACCGTGAATTGCTGGAAAGTCTGGCCACTAATGAATACATCCGTCAGGGGCTGAACGTCATTCTTGTCGGAGCCACCGGTTGCGGAAAAACCTATATTTCCAATGCCCTCGGGGTAAACGCCTGTCAGTCCGGTTACAAGACCCGGTATATTCGTTTGCCGGATCTCTTTAGCGCCTTTGAAGCTGCCCGTATTCAGGGGAAGTATCATCATCTTCTCAATCAGTATAAAAAATGTTCTCTGATGATTCTGGATGAGTTTCTGCTTGTCCCAACTACAGATACTGAGCAGCGGGATCTTCTGGAACTTGTGGAATGTCGTTGTGATCAGGCATCCATTATTATCTGTTCACAGCTAACTGCCGAAGGCTGGCATGAACGTTTAGGTGGTGGTGCGCTGGCTGATTCAATTCTTGACCGCATTGTTCCATCTGCTTATTCAATGATTATTGATGGCGATGTTTCAATGCGCTGGCGAAAACGAACCATTAAATAA
- the istB gene encoding IS21-like element helper ATPase IstB, with amino-acid sequence MLDNEISECCRKLRLSRNLAELAQTAEGDSHQEYLYRILSEELQYREISRTEKLVNSAGFYSRQTFEGYRFDEITLPADLTPESLKSLAFINDHKNIIMYGGTGTGKTMLSTALGVAACLQGIPVKFFRTAALVNKLSEAKAAGTLTAFLKKLNKAELLILDEYGYVPLDRTGSQLLFEIISDCYQNRSIILNTNLEFSRWVNVLYDEQMTAAMLDRLLHHCHLILFPGPSNRMRESSINDLYRSISENQPKN; translated from the coding sequence ATGCTTGACAATGAAATCTCTGAATGCTGCCGGAAACTGCGTCTCAGCCGGAACCTGGCCGAATTGGCTCAGACTGCCGAAGGTGACAGTCATCAGGAATATCTGTACCGGATTCTCAGCGAGGAACTCCAGTATCGGGAGATCTCCCGGACTGAAAAGCTGGTCAACAGTGCCGGATTCTACAGCCGTCAGACTTTTGAAGGCTACCGCTTTGACGAAATCACGCTGCCTGCGGATCTGACCCCTGAAAGCCTGAAATCACTTGCTTTTATTAATGACCACAAAAATATCATCATGTACGGCGGTACCGGAACCGGTAAAACCATGTTGTCAACCGCCCTTGGTGTGGCAGCCTGCCTTCAGGGTATACCAGTTAAATTTTTTCGAACAGCGGCACTGGTCAATAAGCTTTCTGAAGCAAAAGCAGCCGGAACATTGACTGCTTTTCTTAAAAAACTGAATAAAGCTGAGTTGCTTATTCTCGATGAATATGGCTATGTGCCGCTGGATCGGACGGGCTCCCAGCTGCTGTTTGAGATTATCTCCGACTGTTATCAGAACAGAAGTATTATTCTTAATACCAATCTGGAATTTTCCCGATGGGTCAATGTCCTTTATGATGAACAGATGACGGCTGCCATGCTGGATCGGTTGCTGCATCACTGTCATCTGATTTTATTCCCGGGTCCCAGTAACCGGATGCGAGAATCCAGCATTAATGACTTATATCGATCGATTTCGGAGAATCAGCCGAAAAACTGA
- a CDS encoding DDE-type integrase/transposase/recombinase, with protein sequence MTEKDKELIALFRYGLIAPLLTDTVSSHAAYLDEISAKTHDVPHYGTRTYNRKTLLEWLRLYRRHGFDALKPKVRTDKGSSRALSAESTKLLLTLRTENIHLSVKLFHEWLIHEGHFTSSDCSYSTVYRLLKKHQLLKPSQTDTADRRRFAHVDINTLWQTDVSHGPYLTLNGKKRKTYLIAFIDDASRRITGAQFMLAEKNEDLLHVLKSALLTCGKPTMLYADNGKIFRSHQLNTSCATLGIALVNTRPYDPKSKGKIERFFKTVRSRFYPLLTDSDLMDLDVLNQRFEAWLARDYHHKLHSSLNEAPMVFYMRGSDRIKHFSDPRIIDEAFLIRATRKVKSDATISLHNALFEASPMFIGKSVDIRYPNECPDEIYLYENSVRILTCKKVIMADNAIAKRNNNVISYSTLGGVPHV encoded by the coding sequence ATGACTGAAAAAGACAAAGAACTGATTGCTTTATTTCGCTATGGCCTGATTGCGCCATTGCTTACGGATACCGTCTCGTCCCACGCCGCTTATCTGGATGAGATCAGTGCCAAAACCCATGATGTTCCGCATTATGGCACGCGCACCTACAACCGCAAAACCCTGCTGGAATGGCTCCGTCTGTACCGGCGTCATGGTTTTGATGCGCTCAAGCCCAAGGTTCGGACAGACAAGGGTTCTTCCCGGGCTTTATCAGCGGAATCGACTAAACTGCTCCTTACGTTACGAACGGAAAACATCCATTTATCGGTGAAGTTGTTCCATGAGTGGCTCATTCATGAAGGGCACTTCACCAGCTCTGACTGTTCCTATTCCACAGTGTATCGGCTGCTGAAAAAACATCAGCTGTTAAAGCCATCCCAGACGGATACGGCTGACCGCCGCCGTTTTGCCCATGTTGATATCAACACCCTGTGGCAGACCGATGTTTCCCACGGCCCATATCTGACTCTTAACGGTAAAAAGCGCAAAACCTATCTGATCGCTTTTATCGATGATGCTTCCCGGCGAATTACCGGGGCTCAGTTCATGCTGGCTGAAAAGAATGAAGATCTCCTTCATGTCCTTAAATCTGCTTTACTTACCTGTGGCAAGCCCACCATGCTTTATGCTGATAATGGCAAGATTTTCCGTTCTCACCAACTGAATACTTCCTGTGCCACTCTGGGCATTGCACTGGTCAATACCAGACCTTACGATCCCAAAAGCAAAGGCAAAATCGAGCGCTTTTTCAAAACCGTCCGCAGTCGTTTTTATCCGCTTTTGACGGATTCCGACCTGATGGATCTGGATGTCCTCAACCAGCGCTTTGAGGCCTGGCTGGCCCGGGATTATCATCATAAGCTTCATTCAAGTCTCAATGAAGCACCGATGGTCTTTTATATGCGGGGGAGCGACCGAATCAAACATTTCTCTGATCCCCGGATCATTGATGAAGCCTTTCTGATCCGGGCAACCAGAAAGGTCAAGTCGGATGCCACCATTTCGCTGCACAACGCCCTTTTCGAAGCTTCGCCAATGTTTATCGGCAAGAGCGTGGATATCCGCTATCCCAATGAATGCCCTGATGAGATCTATCTTTATGAAAACAGTGTCCGGATTCTTACCTGCAAAAAAGTCATCATGGCGGACAATGCCATTGCCAAACGCAATAACAATGTTATCAGCTACAGCACGTTAGGCGGTGTTCCTCATGTATAA
- a CDS encoding CAP domain-containing protein codes for MKKKLITALFAGVMLFATMGSASAEELPVLDGTAYESYTEGTIETMAMPVYPTSYPEGFNMYETVASVDADGCLEMLNLLNAERESKGLVPLQLDANLTMSAMYRASEIGLVYRHRDPAGGWGQSEYLKLGSGTENIVGGRDSGASAYTAFETSPAHYIQMTHSFLTRVGVGNFGNAWVLMFSDETYSKIDDMTTSELLSYNTTSRIAKTVVDSNTYDVKLSLNYMHKTAESITLNKGTTYQTTPQSSPDPQELNDKYNGGTTPIVPSTVNWSSSNSTIAKVDKNGIITGLKNGTATITGELYGDIITYTVTVTGDGADIVDIGEDYLVKYRTHVQNVGWQNYVADGSMSGTEGRSLRLEGINIDLGEAIDGGITYTTHVQNIGWQSFVSDNAMAGTSGRGLRLEGIRIKLTGNAANQYDVYYRTHVQNIGWMAWAKNGADSGSAGYGWRLEGIEIQLVPKGGTAPSNADANSTVPFQEK; via the coding sequence ATGAAAAAGAAATTGATAACCGCTTTATTTGCAGGGGTAATGCTCTTTGCGACAATGGGAAGTGCAAGTGCCGAGGAATTGCCTGTATTAGACGGCACAGCTTATGAATCATATACAGAGGGTACGATTGAGACAATGGCAATGCCTGTCTACCCAACATCTTATCCAGAAGGTTTTAATATGTACGAAACAGTCGCATCAGTCGATGCAGACGGTTGTTTAGAGATGCTTAATCTTTTAAATGCTGAAAGAGAAAGTAAAGGGTTAGTTCCTTTACAGTTAGATGCCAACTTAACGATGTCAGCTATGTATCGAGCATCAGAGATTGGTTTGGTTTATCGTCATAGAGACCCTGCAGGCGGTTGGGGGCAATCTGAATACTTAAAACTAGGAAGTGGTACAGAAAACATTGTTGGCGGTCGAGATTCGGGGGCAAGTGCTTACACTGCATTTGAAACCTCTCCAGCACACTATATTCAAATGACGCATTCATTTTTAACAAGAGTAGGTGTCGGAAACTTCGGCAATGCATGGGTACTTATGTTTTCAGACGAAACATATTCTAAAATCGACGACATGACAACCTCCGAACTCCTATCCTACAACACCACCAGCCGAATCGCCAAAACAGTTGTAGACAGCAACACTTACGATGTTAAGTTATCACTTAATTATATGCATAAAACAGCAGAAAGCATCACTTTAAACAAAGGTACAACCTACCAAACAACACCACAATCTTCACCAGACCCACAGGAATTAAACGATAAGTACAACGGTGGAACAACACCAATCGTCCCCTCAACCGTAAACTGGTCATCATCAAACTCTACAATCGCAAAAGTAGACAAAAATGGTATCATTACAGGTCTTAAAAACGGAACAGCCACAATCACAGGTGAATTGTACGGTGACATTATAACCTATACCGTAACCGTAACAGGTGATGGCGCTGATATTGTAGACATCGGTGAAGACTACTTAGTTAAGTATCGAACTCATGTTCAGAATGTAGGCTGGCAGAACTATGTTGCAGACGGTTCTATGTCTGGTACAGAGGGTAGAAGTTTAAGACTGGAAGGCATCAACATTGATTTAGGCGAAGCCATTGATGGTGGTATCACATACACCACTCATGTTCAAAACATCGGTTGGCAGTCTTTTGTATCCGATAACGCTATGGCAGGTACATCAGGTAGAGGTTTAAGACTTGAAGGAATCAGAATCAAGTTAACTGGAAACGCCGCCAATCAGTACGATGTATACTACCGTACTCATGTTCAAAACATTGGTTGGATGGCATGGGCGAAGAACGGTGCGGATAGTGGTTCAGCAGGTTATGGTTGGAGACTGGAGGGCATTGAGATTCAGCTAGTGCCTAAAGGGGGTACAGCACCGAGTAATGCGGATGCCAACAGTACAGTACCATTTCAGGAAAAGTAG
- a CDS encoding transposase produces the protein MVHLEHFSDHPLDYITEFYTTERVRIDSCPHCYTRHRLHLHGIYHRHVIWYEDVFSIPVQRHYCIHCGKTVSVLPSFCHPGFQLALPFLLELLWAFFNGAHYANTLAHQHRRFITRRFLLCLNRLIEFFRICHDPLIDFPDFWHKKAIKLLEMVYSVGKPPIFGKRYHDHFKKGFMAH, from the coding sequence ATGGTTCATCTGGAACACTTTTCTGACCACCCGCTGGATTATATCACCGAATTCTACACCACTGAAAGAGTTCGTATTGACAGCTGTCCACATTGTTACACCCGCCATCGACTTCATCTTCATGGTATCTATCACCGGCATGTGATCTGGTATGAGGATGTCTTCTCCATTCCGGTCCAACGTCATTACTGTATTCATTGCGGTAAGACAGTCAGTGTCCTGCCTTCTTTCTGTCATCCAGGATTTCAGCTGGCGCTTCCATTTCTGCTGGAACTGCTTTGGGCCTTCTTTAACGGGGCTCATTATGCCAATACTTTAGCGCATCAGCATCGTCGCTTTATCACCCGGCGTTTTTTACTTTGTCTGAACCGGCTGATTGAATTTTTTCGCATCTGCCATGATCCTTTAATCGACTTTCCTGATTTTTGGCATAAAAAAGCCATAAAGCTTCTTGAAATGGTCTACTCGGTGGGCAAGCCCCCCATCTTCGGCAAAAGATATCACGATCATTTTAAGAAAGGATTTATGGCACATTAA
- the istA gene encoding IS21 family transposase, with translation MSKEKQILQLRLKGFSQRRIADTLKVSRNTVSKVVKAWEAHPIDDPEFQAIDESKLHSHLFPEEEKIPVMVPPDYDYIHKELLRNGVTLKLLWEEYVDTCRQTGKPPYMYSQFCKLYQDHVSQNRLTMHIHHKPGDKIMVDWAGSTMPLYDQVTGASCKVYLFVATLPFSMYCFARACLTMKEEDWINAHISMYDYFGASTRLLIPDNLKVGVLSHKKHEDPVINRAYQELADHYHTALLPARILSPKDKAAVEGSVGLLTSHVIGRLRNRQFFKLEEMNQAIDKELEEFNHSDFQKKEGSRYSVFEEEELPFMQSLPRFPYEFAQWKTATVQMNYHVSIDHQYYSTPYEYVRKKVDLRYTKNIIEVFYKGTRLCSHKRLYGRRGQYSTNVDHMPINHQLYSEWDSDRFLKWAEGIGPSTREVVQKLFASYRVEEQAYKGCLSLLKLADHYTNIRLENACSVALEHIPNPRYKNIRLILEAGQDSASVKNQTKSEPSSSETINKYAYVRGSAYYGGDHDE, from the coding sequence ATGTCCAAAGAAAAACAAATTTTGCAGCTCCGCCTTAAAGGATTCAGCCAGCGAAGAATTGCGGATACTTTAAAAGTATCCCGAAACACGGTATCCAAGGTGGTCAAAGCATGGGAAGCTCATCCAATTGATGATCCGGAGTTCCAGGCAATTGATGAATCAAAGTTACACAGCCATCTGTTTCCGGAAGAAGAAAAAATTCCAGTGATGGTACCTCCTGACTATGATTACATCCACAAAGAATTGCTGAGAAATGGGGTGACCTTAAAACTGCTGTGGGAAGAATACGTTGATACCTGTCGGCAGACAGGCAAGCCGCCTTATATGTATTCTCAATTCTGCAAGCTATATCAGGATCATGTCAGTCAGAACCGTCTAACGATGCACATTCACCATAAGCCAGGCGACAAAATCATGGTTGACTGGGCAGGCTCGACCATGCCGCTATATGATCAGGTTACGGGTGCAAGCTGCAAGGTATATCTCTTTGTTGCAACGCTGCCGTTTAGTATGTACTGTTTTGCAAGAGCCTGTCTGACGATGAAGGAAGAAGACTGGATTAATGCCCACATCAGTATGTATGACTACTTTGGAGCGTCAACACGGCTGCTCATCCCCGACAATCTGAAAGTTGGAGTGCTGAGCCATAAAAAGCATGAAGATCCAGTCATCAACCGGGCTTATCAGGAACTGGCGGATCATTATCATACGGCTCTGCTGCCAGCTCGAATCTTATCGCCAAAAGACAAAGCTGCTGTGGAGGGCTCAGTTGGTCTGCTGACCAGTCATGTAATTGGAAGACTCCGTAACCGTCAGTTTTTCAAACTGGAGGAGATGAATCAGGCGATTGATAAAGAACTGGAAGAATTCAATCATTCTGATTTTCAAAAAAAGGAGGGTTCCCGCTACTCTGTCTTCGAGGAAGAAGAACTACCCTTTATGCAGTCGCTTCCCAGATTCCCCTATGAGTTTGCCCAATGGAAAACAGCAACGGTGCAGATGAACTACCACGTTTCAATTGACCATCAGTATTATTCGACGCCGTATGAATATGTCCGAAAGAAAGTGGATCTACGTTATACCAAAAATATCATTGAAGTTTTCTACAAAGGAACCCGTCTTTGCAGTCACAAGCGGCTATACGGACGACGAGGCCAGTATTCAACTAATGTGGATCATATGCCGATCAACCACCAGCTTTACAGTGAATGGGATTCAGACCGTTTTTTAAAATGGGCCGAAGGTATTGGTCCGTCAACCAGAGAAGTGGTCCAAAAGTTGTTTGCTTCTTATCGTGTTGAAGAACAGGCTTACAAGGGGTGTCTGTCTCTGTTAAAACTGGCTGATCATTATACAAACATTCGTCTGGAAAATGCCTGCAGCGTCGCACTTGAACATATTCCCAATCCACGGTACAAGAATATTAGACTGATTCTGGAAGCAGGGCAGGATTCAGCCAGCGTTAAAAATCAAACCAAATCTGAACCATCATCTTCTGAAACGATCAACAAATATGCTTATGTTCGTGGCTCAGCTTATTATGGAGGTGACCATGATGAATAA